In Pseudomonas sp. MM213, a genomic segment contains:
- a CDS encoding ComF family protein encodes MRCQPRHEGPVYIWLKNNQSCLLCDETAEEATPICMACETELPWLGDHCQTCALPLPAAGLTCGQCLQQPPPFEQVIAPWTYGFPVDSLITRFKHSAKWPYGRLLAELLAQSLQHHFDEALERPDALVPVPLAAKRLRQRGFNQAAMLARWLSASLDIPCDEQLLKRIQDTSAQQELKADARRKNLRNAFALMPGALIKGRHLALVDDVLTTGATAQALARLLMDAGAARVDVYCLARTPKPGDTN; translated from the coding sequence ATGCGCTGTCAACCACGACACGAAGGACCGGTTTACATCTGGTTAAAAAACAACCAATCTTGTTTACTCTGCGACGAGACGGCCGAAGAAGCCACGCCGATCTGCATGGCCTGCGAAACCGAGCTGCCCTGGCTCGGCGATCACTGCCAGACCTGCGCCCTGCCGTTACCCGCGGCGGGCCTGACGTGCGGCCAGTGCTTGCAGCAACCGCCGCCCTTCGAGCAAGTCATTGCCCCGTGGACCTACGGTTTTCCGGTCGACAGCCTGATCACCCGATTCAAGCACAGCGCGAAGTGGCCGTATGGTCGCCTGCTCGCCGAACTTCTTGCTCAATCCCTGCAACATCACTTCGATGAAGCGCTGGAACGGCCAGATGCGTTGGTCCCCGTTCCGCTCGCCGCTAAACGTCTGCGCCAACGGGGCTTCAACCAGGCCGCGATGCTGGCCCGCTGGTTGAGCGCCAGCCTGGATATCCCCTGTGACGAACAGCTGCTCAAACGGATTCAGGACACCAGCGCGCAACAGGAGCTGAAGGCCGATGCGCGCAGGAAGAACCTGCGTAATGCTTTCGCGCTGATGCCCGGAGCGCTGATCAAGGGCCGTCACCTGGCACTGGTTGACGACGTACTGACCACCGGCGCCACGGCCCAGGCATTGGCTCGTCTGTTAATGGACGCCGGTGCCGCGCGAGTCGACGTCTACTGCCTGGCCCGCACCCCAAAACCCGGCGACACCAATTGA
- a CDS encoding alpha/beta fold hydrolase, giving the protein MRNRLILLPGWGLGISPLEPLAAALQGLDEHLRVEIEPLPELESSDLEEWLDELDSAVPQDAWLGGWSLGGMLASELAARRGDRCCGLLTLASNPSFVAHEQWPSAMPGETFDAFLAGCNADPRMTLKRFSLLCAQGAEDPRGLSRLLLGGAPNASAAVLMSGLELLAQLDTRQALQAFRGPQLHLFAGLDGLVPAEAAGDLLALLPDVEIGLIEQASHAFLLEDPHGVAGAIQAFLHESGDD; this is encoded by the coding sequence ATGCGTAATCGCCTGATTCTGCTGCCCGGCTGGGGCCTCGGGATTTCTCCGCTGGAGCCCTTGGCGGCTGCGTTGCAGGGGCTGGACGAACACCTGCGCGTCGAGATCGAACCGTTGCCGGAACTGGAATCCAGCGACCTTGAAGAATGGCTCGACGAACTCGACTCGGCCGTGCCTCAGGATGCGTGGCTTGGCGGCTGGTCGCTCGGCGGCATGCTTGCCTCCGAGTTGGCGGCGCGACGCGGTGATCGTTGCTGCGGCTTGCTGACCCTGGCGAGCAATCCTTCTTTTGTTGCCCATGAACAGTGGCCGAGCGCGATGCCCGGCGAGACGTTTGATGCGTTTCTGGCAGGCTGCAATGCCGATCCGCGCATGACCTTGAAACGCTTTTCGCTGCTGTGCGCGCAAGGCGCCGAAGACCCGCGCGGGTTGTCGCGGCTGCTGCTCGGTGGTGCGCCAAACGCCTCTGCTGCGGTGTTGATGAGCGGCCTGGAGTTGCTGGCACAACTGGATACCCGTCAGGCATTGCAGGCCTTTCGCGGCCCGCAGTTGCACCTGTTCGCCGGCCTCGACGGACTGGTTCCGGCCGAAGCGGCGGGGGACTTGCTGGCGTTGCTGCCGGATGTCGAAATCGGTCTGATTGAACAGGCCAGCCACGCGTTTCTTCTGGAAGACCCTCACGGTGTGGCGGGGGCGATCCAGGCCTTTTTGCATGAGTCCGGTGATGACTGA
- a CDS encoding PhoX family protein, protein MSLLEDNQSTDLEQMVGLSRRGFISAGALCGAAMFLGGNLLSRSVLAASVSAGTSKLLGFDSIPAATSDAITLPPGYKSSVLISWGQPLQKNGPAFDPSGNGSAEQQEVQFGDNNDGMSLFEFPGEKDRALMAINNEYTNYRYLYPHGGMPQSAEEVRKALACEGVSVIEVQRKNGQWQFVQGSRYNRRIHGNAPISLSGPAAGHALVKTSADPHGKNVLGTFQNCANGKTPWGTYLTCEENFTDCFGSSNAEQKFDAAQKRYGAVATSKEINWHQHDERFDLAKNPNELNRHGWVVEIDPFDPTSTPVKRTALGRFKHENAALAETHDGHAVVYMGDDERGEFIYKFVSRDKINHKNPKANRDLLDHGTLYVARFDAGDGNADHPKGQGEWIELTHGKNGIDASSGFADQAEVLIHARLAATVVKATRMDRPEWIVVSPKDGQVYCTLTNNAKRGEDGQPVGGPNPREKNVYGQILRWRTDRDDHGSKSFAWDLFVVAGNPGVHAGTPKGGSSNITPQNMFNSPDGLGFDKAGRLWILTDGDSSNAGDFAGMGNNQMLCADPVTGEIRRFMVGPVGCEVTGISFSPDQKTLFVGIQHPGENGGSTFPEHLPNGKPRSSVMAISREDGGIVGA, encoded by the coding sequence GTGAGCCTATTAGAAGACAACCAATCCACCGACCTCGAGCAAATGGTCGGCCTCAGCCGTCGTGGTTTCATCAGCGCGGGCGCCCTGTGCGGTGCCGCGATGTTCCTCGGCGGCAACCTGCTGAGCCGCAGCGTGCTCGCGGCCAGTGTCAGCGCCGGCACCAGCAAACTGTTGGGTTTTGACAGCATCCCCGCCGCCACCAGCGACGCCATCACCCTGCCACCGGGCTACAAGTCTTCGGTGCTGATCAGCTGGGGCCAGCCGCTGCAAAAGAACGGTCCGGCATTTGATCCAAGCGGCAACGGCAGCGCCGAGCAACAGGAAGTCCAGTTCGGCGACAACAACGACGGCATGAGCCTGTTCGAATTTCCGGGTGAGAAAGACCGGGCGCTGATGGCGATCAACAACGAATACACCAACTACCGCTACCTCTACCCGCACGGCGGCATGCCGCAATCGGCCGAAGAAGTGCGCAAGGCGCTGGCCTGCGAAGGCGTGTCGGTGATCGAGGTGCAGCGCAAGAACGGCCAATGGCAATTCGTTCAGGGCTCGCGCTACAACCGCCGCATTCACGGCAACGCACCGATCAGCCTCAGCGGCCCGGCTGCCGGCCACGCGCTGGTGAAAACCAGCGCCGACCCGCACGGCAAGAACGTGCTCGGCACCTTCCAGAACTGCGCCAACGGCAAGACGCCGTGGGGCACCTACCTGACCTGTGAAGAGAACTTCACCGACTGCTTCGGCAGCAGCAATGCCGAGCAGAAATTCGACGCCGCGCAAAAACGCTACGGTGCGGTGGCGACCAGTAAAGAGATCAACTGGCATCAACACGACGAGCGCTTCGACCTGGCGAAGAACCCCAACGAACTCAACCGTCATGGCTGGGTGGTGGAAATCGACCCGTTCGATCCGACATCGACACCGGTCAAGCGCACCGCGCTGGGCCGTTTCAAACATGAAAACGCGGCCCTGGCCGAAACCCATGACGGCCACGCCGTGGTGTACATGGGCGACGACGAACGCGGCGAGTTCATCTACAAGTTCGTCAGCCGCGACAAGATCAACCACAAGAACCCGAAAGCCAACCGCGACCTGCTGGACCACGGCACCTTGTACGTAGCGCGTTTCGACGCGGGCGACGGCAATGCCGATCACCCGAAAGGCCAGGGCGAGTGGATCGAGCTGACCCACGGCAAAAACGGCATCGACGCCAGCAGCGGTTTTGCCGATCAGGCCGAGGTGCTGATTCATGCACGCCTCGCCGCCACGGTGGTGAAAGCCACGCGCATGGACCGTCCGGAATGGATCGTCGTCAGTCCCAAGGACGGCCAGGTCTATTGCACGCTGACCAACAACGCCAAGCGCGGTGAAGACGGTCAACCGGTGGGCGGGCCGAACCCGCGCGAGAAGAACGTCTACGGGCAGATTCTGCGCTGGCGCACCGACCGTGATGATCACGGCTCGAAAAGCTTTGCCTGGGATCTGTTTGTGGTCGCCGGCAACCCGGGTGTCCACGCCGGCACGCCGAAGGGCGGTTCGTCGAACATCACGCCGCAGAACATGTTCAACAGCCCGGACGGCCTGGGTTTCGACAAGGCCGGACGCTTGTGGATCCTGACCGATGGCGATTCGAGCAACGCCGGTGATTTTGCCGGCATGGGCAACAATCAGATGCTCTGTGCCGACCCGGTGACCGGTGAGATCCGACGCTTCATGGTCGGGCCGGTGGGTTGCGAGGTGACGGGGATCAGTTTCTCGCCGGATCAGAAGACCTTGTTTGTCGGGATTCAGCATCCGGGGGAGAACGGTGGTTCGACGTTCCCTGAGCACCTGCCGAACGGCAAGCCGCGGTCTTCGGTGATGGCGATTTCCCGCGAGGACGGCGGGATCGTCGGCGCCTGA
- a CDS encoding serine/threonine protein kinase, which yields MAHPFATLTPDLVLDAVESIGFLSDARVLALNSYENRVYQVGIEDSEPLIAKFYRPQRWTNEAILEEHQFTFELAECDVPVVAPMIHNGASLHEHNGFRFTLFPRRGGRAPEPGNLDQLYRLGQLLGRLHAVGSTKPFEHREALSVKNFGHASLTTLLEGNFIPKSLLPAYESVARDLLKRVEDVYNATPHQNIRMHGDCHPGNMMCRDEMFHIVDLDDCRMGPAVQDIWMMLAGDRQECLGQLSELMDGYNEFHDFDPRELALIEPLRALRLMHYSAWLARRWDDPAFPHSFPWFGTERYWGDQVLALREQLAALNEEPLKLF from the coding sequence ATGGCCCACCCGTTTGCAACCCTCACCCCAGACCTCGTGCTCGATGCCGTCGAAAGCATCGGCTTTCTCAGCGACGCGCGCGTTCTGGCGCTCAACAGCTACGAGAACCGTGTCTATCAGGTCGGCATCGAAGACTCCGAGCCGCTGATCGCCAAGTTCTACCGCCCGCAGCGCTGGACCAACGAAGCGATTCTCGAAGAACACCAGTTCACCTTCGAACTCGCCGAGTGCGACGTGCCGGTGGTGGCGCCAATGATTCACAACGGTGCCAGCCTGCACGAACACAACGGTTTCCGTTTCACCCTGTTTCCCCGCCGTGGTGGCCGCGCACCGGAGCCTGGCAATCTCGATCAGCTGTATCGGCTGGGCCAACTGCTCGGTCGCCTGCACGCCGTCGGCTCGACCAAACCGTTCGAACACCGTGAAGCCCTGAGCGTGAAGAACTTCGGTCATGCCTCGCTGACAACCTTGCTCGAAGGCAACTTCATCCCCAAAAGCCTGCTGCCGGCCTACGAATCTGTCGCCCGCGACCTGCTCAAACGGGTGGAAGACGTCTACAACGCCACGCCACACCAGAACATCCGCATGCACGGCGATTGCCACCCCGGCAACATGATGTGCCGCGACGAGATGTTCCACATCGTCGACCTGGACGACTGCCGCATGGGCCCGGCAGTGCAGGACATCTGGATGATGCTCGCCGGTGACCGTCAGGAATGTCTGGGGCAGTTGTCGGAATTGATGGACGGCTACAACGAGTTTCACGATTTCGACCCGCGGGAACTGGCGCTGATCGAACCACTGCGCGCGCTGCGCCTGATGCATTACAGCGCGTGGCTGGCACGCCGCTGGGATGACCCGGCGTTCCCGCACAGTTTTCCGTGGTTCGGGACGGAGCGGTATTGGGGTGATCAGGTGTTGGCGTTGCGCGAGCAACTCGCCGCCCTCAACGAAGAACCCCTGAAACTGTTCTAA
- the bioD gene encoding dethiobiotin synthase — protein sequence MSAAYFITGTDTDVGKTTVAAGLLHAARLAGLSTAAGKPVASGCDVTPKGLRNADALALLAECSVPLTYAQVNPVAFEPAIAPHLAAREAGVALTVQSLLTPMQQILEMQADFTLIEGAGGWRVPLADQDNLSDLAMALGLPVILVVGVRLGCINHALLTAEAIARDGLQLAGWVANIIDAKTARLEENLATLAERIPAPCLGRVPKLKLVTAEAVAEHLQLDLLD from the coding sequence ATGAGCGCAGCGTATTTCATCACCGGGACTGACACCGATGTCGGCAAGACCACCGTGGCTGCGGGTTTGCTGCATGCTGCGCGGTTGGCCGGCCTGAGTACGGCGGCGGGAAAACCGGTGGCCTCCGGTTGCGACGTGACGCCCAAGGGCTTGCGCAACGCCGATGCGTTGGCGCTGCTGGCGGAATGTTCGGTGCCGCTGACGTATGCACAAGTCAACCCGGTGGCCTTCGAACCGGCCATCGCTCCGCATCTGGCGGCACGCGAGGCCGGCGTGGCATTGACGGTGCAATCGTTGCTGACGCCAATGCAGCAGATTCTGGAGATGCAGGCAGATTTCACCCTGATCGAAGGCGCTGGCGGCTGGCGCGTGCCGCTGGCGGATCAGGACAACCTGTCGGACCTGGCCATGGCGCTGGGTTTGCCGGTGATTCTGGTGGTTGGCGTACGGCTGGGCTGCATCAACCATGCGTTGCTGACGGCCGAGGCGATTGCCCGTGACGGTTTGCAATTGGCGGGTTGGGTGGCCAACATCATCGATGCCAAGACCGCGCGCCTTGAAGAAAACCTGGCCACGCTGGCCGAGCGGATCCCCGCGCCGTGCCTGGGGCGTGTGCCGAAACTCAAGTTGGTGACCGCAGAGGCGGTGGCGGAACACCTTCAGCTGGATTTGCTGGACTGA
- the bioC gene encoding malonyl-ACP O-methyltransferase BioC, with product MTDLSLPSLPGGLPDKRQVAASFSRAAASYDSVAELQRDVGSQLLSRLPGDFVPGRWLDLGCGTGHFSRVLGERFPGGHGVALDIAEGMLNHARPLGGATHFIAGDAERLPLQDSTCDLIFSSLAVQWCADFASVLSEAHRVLKPGGMFAFASLCVGTLFELRDSWRQVDGMVHVNRFREFGVYQHLCAASGLKVASLQTRPHVLHYPDVRSLTHELKALGAHNLNPGRPGGLTGRARILGLVEAYEQFRQAQGLPATYQVVYAVLEKPL from the coding sequence ATGACTGATTTATCCCTTCCCAGCCTGCCCGGCGGCCTGCCGGACAAACGCCAGGTGGCGGCGTCCTTTTCCCGCGCGGCGGCCAGCTATGACAGCGTGGCCGAATTGCAGCGTGACGTCGGCAGCCAGTTGTTGAGCCGTTTGCCGGGCGATTTCGTGCCCGGTCGCTGGCTGGACCTGGGCTGTGGCACCGGGCATTTCAGTCGTGTGCTGGGTGAGCGTTTTCCTGGCGGTCACGGCGTGGCGCTGGACATCGCCGAAGGCATGCTCAATCACGCGCGGCCATTGGGCGGGGCCACGCACTTCATCGCCGGGGATGCCGAGCGGTTGCCATTGCAGGATTCGACTTGTGATCTGATCTTCTCCAGCCTGGCGGTGCAGTGGTGCGCAGACTTCGCGTCGGTGCTCAGTGAAGCCCATCGCGTGCTGAAACCCGGTGGAATGTTTGCGTTTGCTAGTCTGTGCGTGGGCACACTGTTTGAGCTGCGAGACAGTTGGCGTCAGGTGGATGGCATGGTGCACGTCAACCGCTTCCGCGAGTTCGGGGTTTATCAACACCTGTGTGCGGCCAGCGGTTTGAAGGTCGCGAGTCTGCAAACCCGTCCTCACGTGCTGCATTACCCGGATGTGCGCAGCCTGACCCATGAACTCAAAGCGCTGGGCGCGCACAATCTGAACCCCGGTCGGCCGGGTGGTTTGACCGGCAGGGCGCGGATCCTCGGCCTGGTCGAGGCGTATGAGCAGTTTCGTCAGGCCCAAGGCCTGCCGGCGACTTATCAAGTGGTGTACGCCGTTTTGGAGAAACCCTTATGA
- the bioB gene encoding biotin synthase BioB, whose amino-acid sequence MSASTSATLRHDWSLAEVKALFVQPFNDLLFQAQTVHRAHFDANRVQVSTLLSIKTGACPEDCKYCPQSGHYNTGLEKEKLMEVQKVLEEAARAKAIGSTRFCMGAAWKHPSAKDMPYVLKMVEGVKAMGLETCMTLGRLDQEQTEALAKAGLDYYNHNLDTSPDFYTSIITTRTYSERLQTLAYVRDSGMKICSGGILGMGESLDDRANLLIQLANLPEHPESVPINMLVKVAGTPLENAEDIDPFDFIRMLAVARILMPKSHVRLSAGREAMNEQMQALAFFAGANSIFYGDKLLTTANPQADKDMQLFSRLGILPEAREEHADEVHQAAIEQALVEQKSSEQFYNAAV is encoded by the coding sequence ATGAGCGCCAGCACCTCTGCAACCCTGCGTCATGACTGGTCTTTGGCCGAAGTCAAAGCACTCTTCGTTCAGCCATTCAATGACCTGCTGTTTCAGGCGCAGACCGTGCACCGCGCGCATTTCGACGCCAACCGCGTCCAGGTTTCCACGCTGCTCTCGATCAAGACCGGCGCCTGCCCGGAAGATTGCAAATATTGTCCGCAGTCCGGTCACTACAACACCGGCCTGGAAAAAGAAAAACTGATGGAAGTGCAGAAGGTCCTCGAAGAGGCCGCTCGCGCCAAAGCCATCGGTTCGACGCGTTTCTGCATGGGCGCGGCGTGGAAACATCCGTCGGCCAAAGACATGCCTTACGTGCTGAAGATGGTCGAAGGCGTGAAGGCCATGGGCCTGGAAACCTGCATGACCCTCGGTCGTCTGGACCAGGAGCAGACCGAAGCGCTGGCCAAGGCCGGCCTCGATTACTACAACCACAACCTCGACACTTCGCCGGATTTCTACACCAGCATCATCACCACCCGCACCTACAGCGAACGCCTGCAAACCCTGGCCTACGTGCGTGATTCGGGGATGAAGATCTGCTCCGGCGGCATCCTCGGCATGGGTGAGTCCCTCGATGACCGTGCCAACCTGCTGATCCAGCTGGCCAACCTGCCAGAGCATCCGGAATCGGTGCCGATCAACATGCTGGTGAAAGTTGCCGGTACGCCGCTGGAAAACGCCGAAGACATCGACCCGTTCGACTTCATCCGCATGCTCGCCGTGGCGCGCATCCTGATGCCGAAGTCCCACGTGCGCCTGTCCGCCGGCCGTGAAGCGATGAACGAGCAGATGCAGGCCCTGGCGTTCTTCGCCGGTGCGAACTCGATTTTCTACGGCGACAAACTGCTGACCACCGCCAACCCGCAGGCCGACAAGGACATGCAACTGTTCTCGCGCCTCGGCATCCTGCCGGAAGCGCGCGAAGAGCACGCCGACGAAGTGCATCAGGCCGCCATCGAGCAGGCGCTGGTGGAGCAGAAGAGTAGCGAGCAGTTCTACAACGCTGCCGTCTAA
- the bioF gene encoding 8-amino-7-oxononanoate synthase, protein MSFDLAARLAARRAENLYRQRPLLESPQGPEVVVDGQPLLAFCNNDYLGLANHPQVIEAWRAGASRWGVGGGASHLVIGHSTPHHELEEALADLTGRPRALLFTTGYMANLGAVTALVGQGDTVLEDRLNHASLLDAGLLSGARFNRYLHNDAASLANRLEKATGNTLVVTDGVFSMDGDIADLPALAREAKAKGAWLMVDDAHGFGPLGANGGGIVEHFGLSQEDVPVLVGTLGKAFGTAGAFVAGSEELIESLIQFARPYIYTTSQPPALACATLKSLELLRSEHWRREHLKTLIRQFRDGAEQIGLELMDSFTPIQPIMIGDAGRAVRLSQMLRERGLMVTAIRPPTVPAGSARLRVTLTAAHSEAQVQLLLNGLADCFQQLGPEPSHA, encoded by the coding sequence ATGTCTTTCGATCTCGCCGCACGCCTTGCTGCCCGTCGTGCCGAAAATCTCTATCGCCAACGCCCCTTGCTCGAAAGCCCCCAGGGCCCGGAAGTGGTGGTCGATGGCCAGCCGTTGCTGGCGTTCTGTAACAACGATTACCTGGGCCTGGCCAATCATCCGCAAGTGATCGAGGCCTGGCGCGCCGGGGCTTCTCGATGGGGCGTCGGCGGCGGCGCTTCGCATTTGGTCATCGGCCACAGCACGCCACATCACGAGCTGGAAGAAGCGCTGGCTGACTTGACCGGCCGCCCGCGCGCGTTGCTGTTCACCACCGGCTACATGGCCAACCTCGGTGCGGTCACCGCGTTGGTCGGGCAGGGCGATACGGTGCTCGAAGACCGCCTCAATCACGCCTCGTTGCTCGATGCCGGTTTGTTGTCCGGCGCGCGTTTCAATCGTTATCTGCACAACGATGCAGCGAGCCTGGCCAATCGTCTCGAGAAAGCCACCGGCAATACGCTGGTGGTCACCGACGGTGTGTTCAGCATGGATGGCGATATCGCCGACCTGCCAGCGCTGGCCCGAGAAGCCAAGGCCAAAGGTGCGTGGCTGATGGTGGATGACGCGCACGGTTTTGGTCCGCTGGGTGCCAATGGCGGCGGGATCGTCGAGCATTTCGGCCTGAGCCAGGAAGACGTGCCCGTGCTGGTCGGCACCCTCGGCAAGGCGTTCGGGACGGCGGGCGCGTTCGTCGCCGGCAGCGAAGAGCTGATCGAGAGCCTGATCCAGTTCGCCCGTCCCTACATTTACACCACCAGCCAACCGCCGGCCCTGGCCTGTGCGACGCTGAAAAGCCTGGAATTGCTGCGCAGCGAACACTGGCGGCGTGAGCATCTGAAAACGCTGATCCGTCAGTTCCGCGACGGCGCCGAGCAGATCGGCCTGGAGTTGATGGACAGCTTCACGCCCATTCAACCGATCATGATCGGCGACGCCGGGCGTGCGGTGCGACTGTCGCAGATGCTGCGCGAACGCGGCTTGATGGTCACGGCGATTCGTCCGCCGACTGTGCCCGCCGGCAGCGCCCGTCTTCGGGTAACCCTGACCGCCGCGCACAGCGAGGCGCAGGTGCAGCTATTGTTAAATGGACTGGCCGATTGTTTTCAACAACTGGGACCGGAGCCAAGCCATGCGTAA
- a CDS encoding TOBE domain-containing protein: protein MSLPTLLSQHIVRRPQRIALLQHIAEQGSITRAAKSAGLSYKAAWDAIDELNNLAQKPLVERSVGGKGGGGAKLSSEGERVLRLYQKLQTLQAQVLEAAEDASDFNLLGRLMLRTSARNQLHGKVVEIEAQGRNDLIRLELAEGLILVAQITHDSTLRLELQTGTEVVALIKAGWLDLLGIDDEATPGHNCLTGTLEEILDAEDGPSEVRIGLPNGQTLCALAEPLHLRTHGLATGKALRVQFSPSNVLLGTPL from the coding sequence ATGTCCTTGCCTACGTTGTTGTCCCAGCACATTGTCCGTCGCCCGCAGCGCATCGCCTTGCTGCAACACATCGCCGAACAGGGCTCGATCACTCGCGCCGCGAAAAGCGCGGGCCTGAGCTACAAAGCTGCATGGGATGCCATCGACGAGCTGAACAACCTCGCGCAGAAACCGCTGGTGGAGCGCAGCGTCGGCGGCAAGGGTGGCGGTGGCGCCAAGCTGTCCAGCGAAGGCGAGCGCGTTTTGCGCCTGTATCAAAAGCTGCAAACGTTGCAGGCGCAGGTGTTGGAAGCCGCCGAAGACGCCAGCGACTTCAACCTGCTCGGCCGTCTGATGCTCAGAACCAGCGCGCGCAATCAATTGCACGGCAAAGTCGTGGAAATCGAAGCTCAAGGACGCAACGACCTGATCCGCCTGGAACTGGCTGAAGGCTTGATCCTCGTGGCGCAGATCACTCACGACAGCACCCTGCGCCTGGAGCTGCAAACCGGCACCGAAGTCGTCGCCCTGATCAAGGCCGGTTGGCTCGACCTGTTGGGTATCGATGACGAGGCAACGCCCGGACACAATTGCCTGACCGGCACCCTTGAGGAAATCCTCGACGCCGAAGACGGCCCGAGTGAAGTGCGCATCGGCCTGCCCAATGGCCAGACGTTGTGCGCGCTGGCCGAACCGCTGCACTTGCGAACCCACGGTCTGGCCACCGGCAAAGCGCTGCGGGTGCAATTTTCCCCCTCCAATGTGCTGCTCGGTACACCGCTCTGA